The DNA region CGCAGCTGAATCGGGCAAAGATCCAGTTGGCCATGCGCCGTGCCGAACTCAAGAAAGCCCAATCCAGCGAAGCGCCGGCAGAGCAGATCGAAGCCCTGGAACTCGCGGTGAATGAAGCCGAGCGTCAGGTGGATGCCTATGCCGCCCCTTGAATCGGTCGACGAACGCCTCCAGCAAGCCATGAAACTGGTATTGCTGGCCACCGTGCCGGGGATGCTGGTGTTTTTCTGGCTGTATGGCTGGGGCGTGTTGATCAACCTGATTCTGACGGGTATTACCGCACTGGCCGTTGAAGCGACCGTGTTGCGCTTGCGCAAGCTTGCGCTCAAGCCGAGCTTGAGCGACGGCAGTGCGCTGGTCAGCGCGACGCTGTTGGCTCTGGCCTTGCCGCCTTATTGCCCGTGGTGGCTGACGGTCTGTGCCGCGGCGTTCGCGATGGTGTTCGGCAAACACCTGTATGGCGGCGTTGGCAAGAACCCGTTCAACCCGGCAATGCTGGGCTTCGCCCTGGTGCTGGTGACCTTTCCCCAACAGATGACCCACTGGCCGTCATCCCATGGGCTGGACCTGATCGGCGGCTTGCAGCAGGTGTTCGGGTTCAGCCTCGGGCAGACGCCAGACGCCTGGGTCCAGGCCACGGCGCTGGACAGCCTGCGGATCAACAAAAGCCTGACCATGGACGAACTGTTTGCAGCCAACCCGGCGTTCGGTCATTTCGGCGGCCGAGGCATGGAATGGGTCAACCTGGCCTTTCTGGCAGGTGGCGCGTTTCTGCTGCAACGACGGGTGTTCAGCTGGCATGCGCCGGTCGGCATGCTCGCCAGCCTGTTCATCGTCAGCCTGCTGTGCTGGAACGGCTCGGGCTCCGACTCCCATGGCTCGCCGCTGTTTCATCTGCTCACTGGCGCGAGCATGCTGGGTGCATTCTTCATCGTCACGGAACCGGTGTCCGGCGCAAAAAGCCCCGGCGCGCGACTGCTGTTCGGCGCGGGCGTAGGGCTGCTGACGTACCTGATTCGTACCTGGGGTGGTTATCCGGACGGCGTAGCCTTTGCCGTGCTGTTGATGAACCTCTGTGTGCCGGCGCTGGAGCGGTTTGCCACCTCCAGACTGGAACGAGGTGCGCCATGAGCCGATCGTCGAGCGTTGTGATCCTGGTGTTGCTGGCAGGCCTGGGGATTGGCGCGACTTACCTCGTGCAACACACCAGCGCGCCGCGCATTGCGGCCGAACAGCGCCTGATCGACAGTCGTAACCTGCTGGACCTGCTCCCGGCTGAAAGCTACGACAATCAGCCGCTGGAACAGCCGCTCGCCCTCGAAAGCACTGGATTGGCCAACAGCACGCTGCTAGGTGGCTACCTGGCGACCAAGACTGGCCAACCCAGCGCCGTGTTGCTGCGCAGCCAGACCCTGGGTTACGAGGGTTCCATCGAATTGCTGATCGCCATCGGCGCAAACGGCAAGGTGCTGGGCGTCAAAACGCTCAAGCAATCGGAAACACCTGGGCTGGGCGGTCGACTCGCTGACTGGCCCAATGCCTGGCTTCAGGCTTTTTCCGGAAAGTCCCGAACAGAACCTGCCGACAATGGCTGGGCCTTGAAAAAGGATCAGGGGCAATTCGATAAAATGGCGGGCGCGACCATTACTTCGAGAGCGGTCATCAACGCCATCCATGACGCGTTGCGCTACTTCGACGAACATCAGCAACAGTTGATCGGGAGCAGCGCTCATGAATAAGTCATCGACGCTGCAGAATTCACTGATGCTTGCACCGCTGATCGGTGCCACGGATTCATTGGTGTCCGCTCTGGGCTTGTGGCTGATGTTCATCGTGGTGATCAGCGCCTTTGGAGTGAGCATGGGCGCGTTGCGATCCCGACTTGTCCCGGCGACACGTTTGCTTGCCAGCGTCCTGTTGGCGGCCACGCTGACCAGTTGCGCGGAGCTCGCCGTGCAAGTCTGGTCGCTGCAATGGCACCAACATGTAGGGTTCTATGCAGGATTGATTGCCTTGCAATGCGTTGTGCTGGAACACACCGGTTTTTTCCAGAGCGCCTGGCGTGATCGCCTGCGCCTGTGTGGCCTGTTCGGCGCGTTGATGGCAGGCCTTGGCTTGCTGCGCGAACTCATCGGCAGCGGGACACTCGGCAGCCATCTGCCATGGCTGGCGGGCACTGCGCAAGCGGACTGGCAAGGCTGGGTGCTGACTGCCGACGGTGGCTTGCGCCTGGCCACCCTGGCCCCTGGCGGATTCATTCTGCTGGGACTGCTGTTCGCCGCACGTCAGGCCTGGACCCGCTCGACGCCCCCACACTGACCGCCTTCGAGGAAACGCACTGCCCATGAATGCCGCAAAACGTCTGGAAATTTTTCGCCGATTTCACGAAGACAACCCGGAACCGAAGACCGAACTGGCCTACTCCTCGCCGTTCGAATTACTGATCTCCGTGATTCTCTCCGCGCAGTCGACCGATGTCGGCGTCAACAAGGCCACCGCCAAGCTCTACCCGGTGGCCAATACACCAGCGGCGATTTATGCCCTGGGTGTCGAAGGTTTGTCGGAATACATCAAGACCATCGGCTTGTTCAACAGCAAAGCGAAAAACGTGATCGAGACCTGTCGATTACTGGTGGAACGTCATGGAGGTGAAGTGCCGCAAACCCGTGAAGAGCTGGAAGCGTTACCCGGCGTCGGCCGCAAGACCGCCAACGTAGTGCTCAACACCGCGTTCCGTCAGCTGACCATGGCCGTGGACACGCATATTTTCCGGGTCAGCAACCGTACCGGCATTGCTCCAGGCAAAAATGTGGTCGAGGTTGAGCAAAAACTCATGAAGTTCGTGCCGAAGGAATATCTGCTCGACTCCCATCACTGGCTGATCCTCCACGGACGCTACGTTTGCCTGGCCCGCAAGCCTCGTTGCGGCAGTTGTCGGATCGAAGACTTGTGCGAATACAAGCAAAAGACGTCGGACGATTGAGGCGCTATTAGGTTTTTCGATTTATCGATTGAAAAAATCTTTTTTACCCGCCGGGAGATTATCGATATAAGGGGCGCCAAAGGCAGCCTTAGCCTGGAGTAACACTATGAGCACTGGCAAAGAGCAATTGGACGTAGAAGACGACTTCACCCCTGTTGAGGCTGATGATGCTGAACCGGTGGTTGAAGTGGCGAAGACCAACCTGAGCAAACGCCGTACCATCGACAATCTGTTGGAGGAGCGCCGACTGCAAAAGCAATTGGCCGATTACGATTTTGATCTATGACACCTAAAAGCCTCCCGAAACGGAGGCTTTTTACTAAGTACCGCCTGATGCCCCCCGCTCATCACGCCTCGTCAAACGCTGGGGCAGTCACACCAGACCATTGCGTTGAGCCAATTCGATCAGATCGACCAGGGAACGTGCATTGAGTTTCAATAACAGACGAGTCTTATAAGTACTGACAGTCTTATTGCTGAGGAACATTCCATCGGCAATCTCCTTGTTGGTCTTGCCTCGGGCCAATTGTTGC from Pseudomonas sp. ACM7 includes:
- the nth gene encoding endonuclease III, yielding MNAAKRLEIFRRFHEDNPEPKTELAYSSPFELLISVILSAQSTDVGVNKATAKLYPVANTPAAIYALGVEGLSEYIKTIGLFNSKAKNVIETCRLLVERHGGEVPQTREELEALPGVGRKTANVVLNTAFRQLTMAVDTHIFRVSNRTGIAPGKNVVEVEQKLMKFVPKEYLLDSHHWLILHGRYVCLARKPRCGSCRIEDLCEYKQKTSDD
- a CDS encoding Rnf-Nqr domain containing protein: MNKSSTLQNSLMLAPLIGATDSLVSALGLWLMFIVVISAFGVSMGALRSRLVPATRLLASVLLAATLTSCAELAVQVWSLQWHQHVGFYAGLIALQCVVLEHTGFFQSAWRDRLRLCGLFGALMAGLGLLRELIGSGTLGSHLPWLAGTAQADWQGWVLTADGGLRLATLAPGGFILLGLLFAARQAWTRSTPPH
- a CDS encoding RnfABCDGE type electron transport complex subunit D → MPPLESVDERLQQAMKLVLLATVPGMLVFFWLYGWGVLINLILTGITALAVEATVLRLRKLALKPSLSDGSALVSATLLALALPPYCPWWLTVCAAAFAMVFGKHLYGGVGKNPFNPAMLGFALVLVTFPQQMTHWPSSHGLDLIGGLQQVFGFSLGQTPDAWVQATALDSLRINKSLTMDELFAANPAFGHFGGRGMEWVNLAFLAGGAFLLQRRVFSWHAPVGMLASLFIVSLLCWNGSGSDSHGSPLFHLLTGASMLGAFFIVTEPVSGAKSPGARLLFGAGVGLLTYLIRTWGGYPDGVAFAVLLMNLCVPALERFATSRLERGAP
- a CDS encoding RnfABCDGE type electron transport complex subunit G, whose protein sequence is MSRSSSVVILVLLAGLGIGATYLVQHTSAPRIAAEQRLIDSRNLLDLLPAESYDNQPLEQPLALESTGLANSTLLGGYLATKTGQPSAVLLRSQTLGYEGSIELLIAIGANGKVLGVKTLKQSETPGLGGRLADWPNAWLQAFSGKSRTEPADNGWALKKDQGQFDKMAGATITSRAVINAIHDALRYFDEHQQQLIGSSAHE
- a CDS encoding PA3496 family putative envelope integrity protein, with product MSTGKEQLDVEDDFTPVEADDAEPVVEVAKTNLSKRRTIDNLLEERRLQKQLADYDFDL